From Pseudomonas sp. StFLB209, a single genomic window includes:
- a CDS encoding LysE family translocator, translating to MLDATNLYLFLIAAMLLLIVPGPNMLFVTSHAMAHGWRGGFAAALGISVADLLMTALVSAGVGALVMSWQPAFDVLRLLGAGYLLWIAWQTLRAASADDQAPARLASLRKVFIRGALNCLLNPKALLFFMVFLPQFVNVANGQVGLQLLMLGTLLALIALIFNTVLGICAARLGASLGGSRVARRWGDFGFAGVMTALAVRLLFLERAG from the coding sequence ATGCTGGACGCGACGAATCTGTACCTGTTCCTGATCGCGGCGATGCTGCTGCTGATCGTTCCCGGCCCGAACATGCTGTTTGTCACCAGTCACGCCATGGCGCATGGCTGGCGCGGCGGCTTTGCCGCGGCGCTGGGGATTTCTGTGGCGGATCTGCTGATGACTGCGCTGGTCAGTGCCGGCGTCGGGGCTTTGGTGATGAGCTGGCAGCCGGCGTTTGATGTGCTGCGCCTGTTGGGCGCCGGGTATCTGTTATGGATTGCCTGGCAGACCTTGCGCGCCGCGTCTGCTGATGATCAGGCCCCGGCAAGGCTGGCCTCGCTGCGCAAGGTCTTCATCCGCGGCGCACTCAACTGCCTGCTCAATCCCAAGGCGCTACTGTTTTTCATGGTCTTTCTGCCGCAGTTCGTCAACGTTGCCAACGGACAGGTTGGCCTGCAATTGCTGATGCTTGGCACCTTGCTGGCGCTGATCGCACTGATCTTCAATACCGTATTGGGAATCTGCGCTGCGCGGCTGGGCGCCAGCCTTGGCGGAAGCCGGGTGGCCCGACGCTGGGGGGATTTCGGGTTTGCCGGGGTGATGACGGCCCTGGCGGTGCGGC
- a CDS encoding MFS transporter: protein MKDTFAPRQWQPHERPSMPGSPSTPLHPTHKRWAFALVGVIVALTGGLGNALVVANLPYLQGALGATSQDIAWLPAAYVMTNVSMNLLLVKFRQQYGLRAFTELFLVLYALVTLAHLFVNDIDSAIAVRAAHGMVGAALSTLGLYYMIQAFPQKWRLKALVLGLGTAQLATPIARLVSEDLLQIAEWRGLYLFELGLTLLSLGCVLILKLPPGDRFKAFEKLDFLTFGLLASGFALLCAVLSLGRIEWWLEAPWIGIASAASIALICAGLAIEHNRCNPLLITRWLGSGAILRLGLAVVLFRIVLSEQSVGAVGFFQTLNLGSEQLHTLYLVMLLGSVAGLLVSALTINPAHLIKPLLISLVMMAVGAWMDSSSTSQTRPENMYFSQFLLAFGGTFFLGPTLVMGISGVLANPRNMVSFSVLFGITQNIGGLIGSAALGTFQVVREKFHSSQLMEHLTLFDPLVQARLQSGAAAYGGVIADPAARTAQGMRALASTATREANVLAYNDVFMLIALIAVLTMLWISVRVLWLKMTTKPIAPLSAAPVSTSSAQAS from the coding sequence ATGAAAGATACGTTCGCCCCTCGCCAGTGGCAGCCCCACGAGCGCCCGAGCATGCCGGGTTCGCCGTCCACGCCGTTACATCCCACCCACAAGCGCTGGGCCTTCGCGCTGGTCGGGGTGATCGTGGCATTGACCGGCGGCCTGGGCAATGCGCTGGTCGTCGCCAACCTGCCTTACCTGCAAGGTGCGCTGGGCGCCACCTCACAGGACATCGCCTGGTTGCCGGCAGCCTATGTGATGACCAATGTTTCGATGAACCTGCTGCTGGTCAAGTTCCGTCAACAATACGGGCTTCGGGCCTTTACCGAACTGTTTCTGGTGCTCTATGCGCTGGTGACCCTGGCGCACCTGTTCGTCAACGACATCGATTCGGCCATCGCGGTACGCGCGGCCCACGGCATGGTCGGCGCAGCACTCAGCACCCTGGGCCTGTACTACATGATTCAGGCCTTCCCGCAAAAGTGGCGGCTCAAGGCGTTGGTGCTGGGCCTGGGCACCGCGCAACTGGCTACACCGATTGCCCGACTGGTGTCGGAAGACCTGCTACAGATTGCCGAGTGGCGCGGCCTGTACCTGTTCGAACTGGGCCTGACCCTGCTGTCGCTGGGGTGTGTGCTGATCCTCAAGCTGCCGCCGGGGGATCGTTTCAAGGCTTTTGAAAAACTCGACTTCCTGACCTTTGGTCTGCTCGCCAGCGGTTTTGCGCTGCTCTGTGCGGTGCTGTCGCTGGGGCGTATCGAGTGGTGGCTGGAGGCACCGTGGATCGGCATTGCGTCGGCGGCGTCGATCGCCTTGATCTGCGCGGGCCTGGCCATCGAGCACAACCGCTGCAACCCTCTGTTGATTACCCGCTGGCTGGGCAGTGGCGCAATCCTGCGGCTGGGGCTGGCGGTGGTACTGTTTCGGATCGTGCTGTCCGAGCAGTCGGTGGGGGCGGTGGGATTCTTTCAGACCCTGAACCTTGGAAGCGAGCAATTGCACACGCTGTACCTGGTGATGCTGCTGGGCAGCGTCGCCGGATTGCTGGTCAGCGCCCTGACTATCAACCCGGCGCACCTGATCAAACCGCTGCTGATTTCGCTGGTGATGATGGCGGTGGGCGCCTGGATGGACAGCAGCTCCACCTCCCAGACCCGCCCGGAAAATATGTACTTCAGCCAGTTCCTGCTGGCCTTTGGTGGCACCTTTTTTCTTGGCCCGACGCTGGTGATGGGCATCAGCGGGGTATTGGCCAACCCGCGCAACATGGTCAGCTTCTCGGTGCTGTTCGGCATCACCCAAAACATCGGTGGGCTGATCGGCTCGGCGGCGTTGGGCACCTTTCAGGTAGTTCGTGAGAAATTTCACTCCAGCCAGCTGATGGAGCACCTCACCTTGTTCGATCCGCTGGTGCAGGCGCGCCTGCAAAGCGGCGCGGCCGCCTATGGCGGGGTGATCGCCGACCCGGCTGCCCGTACAGCCCAAGGCATGCGTGCGCTGGCCAGCACCGCGACCCGTGAGGCCAATGTGCTGGCCTATAACGACGTATTCATGCTGATTGCCTTGATCGCCGTGCTGACCATGCTGTGGATCAGCGTGCGCGTGCTGTGGCTGAAGATGACCACCAAACCTATTGCGCCGCTGTCGGCGGCGCCCGTTTCCACCAGTAGTGCGCAGGCTTCATGA
- a CDS encoding HlyD family secretion protein encodes MNDTTRNDPTPPGASSGASSSPASAAPPAPLTSPATSKPRSTRARVISSTLFGLVALAGILVVLYAWQLPPFTSPIQSTENAQVRGQTTLIGPQLSGYVHEVLVQDFQHVKAGQLLVRIDDRIYRQRLQQAEAQVSVQQAALANNLQQRRSAEATISQREAALQSSSAQARKSAADLKRNSALVTDGSVSRSELDVARAADAQAQAAVAEAKAALQIAKEDLQTVIVNRDSLKAQIENANAALELARIDLDNTRITAPRDGQLGQIGVRLGAYVNSGAQLMALVPDTLWVVANMKETQMAHVRLGQPVSFTVDALDHQKLSGKVERISPATGSEFSLLPADNATGNFVKIAQRIPVRISVDADQPLAQRLRPGMSVVVSIDTSFENDSTTP; translated from the coding sequence ATGAACGACACCACTCGCAACGACCCGACCCCGCCAGGCGCATCTTCAGGCGCTTCATCCTCGCCGGCCAGCGCTGCGCCGCCAGCGCCGCTGACCTCGCCGGCGACCAGCAAGCCGCGTTCGACCCGCGCGCGGGTGATATCTTCAACGCTGTTTGGCCTGGTGGCCCTGGCCGGCATTCTGGTGGTGTTGTATGCCTGGCAATTGCCCCCGTTCACCAGCCCGATCCAGAGCACCGAGAATGCTCAGGTGCGCGGCCAGACCACGTTGATCGGTCCGCAACTGAGCGGCTATGTGCATGAGGTGCTGGTTCAGGACTTTCAGCACGTCAAGGCCGGGCAATTGCTGGTGCGCATCGATGACCGCATCTACCGCCAGCGGCTGCAGCAGGCCGAGGCGCAAGTGAGCGTGCAACAGGCTGCACTGGCCAATAACCTGCAGCAACGACGCAGTGCCGAAGCCACCATCAGCCAGCGTGAAGCTGCGTTGCAAAGCTCAAGCGCCCAGGCGCGCAAAAGCGCTGCGGATCTCAAACGCAACAGCGCACTGGTCACCGACGGTTCGGTGTCGCGCAGCGAACTCGACGTCGCCCGCGCCGCCGATGCCCAGGCCCAGGCGGCCGTGGCCGAAGCCAAAGCGGCATTGCAGATCGCCAAAGAAGACCTGCAAACGGTTATCGTCAACCGCGACTCTCTCAAGGCTCAGATCGAAAACGCCAATGCGGCCCTGGAACTGGCGCGCATCGATCTGGATAACACCCGCATCACCGCGCCAAGAGACGGCCAGCTTGGTCAGATCGGTGTGCGACTGGGGGCCTATGTCAACTCTGGCGCGCAACTCATGGCGCTGGTGCCAGACACCCTGTGGGTGGTCGCCAACATGAAGGAAACCCAGATGGCCCACGTACGGCTGGGCCAGCCGGTCAGCTTCACGGTGGACGCGCTGGATCATCAGAAACTCAGCGGCAAGGTCGAACGCATCTCGCCGGCTACCGGTTCCGAGTTCAGCCTGTTGCCGGCTGACAACGCCACCGGCAACTTCGTCAAGATCGCTCAGCGCATTCCGGTGCGCATCAGCGTCGACGCCGACCAGCCACTGGCTCAGCGCCTGCGACCGGGGATGTCGGTGGTGGTGAGTATTGATACGTCGTTTGAGAACGACAGTACGACGCCTTAG
- a CDS encoding enoyl-CoA hydratase/isomerase family protein — MSSSASSSGQPQHSSDKAILAGVRNHIGHLVLNRPTGLNALDLEMVRSLQAQLDAWAEDDTVYAVVLRGAGDKAFCAGGDIRALYHSHQSGQDQHQRFFEEEYRLDLSIHTYHKPILALMDGLVLGGGLGLVQSADLRVVTERSSLGMPEVAIGYFPDVGASYFLPRLPGEVGLYLGITGTRIGAADALYCGLADWHMPSQSLARLDHMLDHLKWHINPLKDLQGVMARLGSQRLPDPPLQALRPAIDHFFGLPDIPSMLEQLQQVSVADSREWALDTVAAMHSRSPLAMAVTLELLRRGRQLSLPECFELELSLDRQWFEHGDLIEGVRALMIDKDQKPNWKYATVQAVRQEDVQRFFTPLES; from the coding sequence ATGAGTTCATCGGCTTCATCCTCGGGCCAACCCCAGCACAGCAGCGACAAAGCCATCCTTGCCGGGGTGCGCAACCACATCGGCCACCTGGTGCTCAATCGCCCGACCGGTCTGAACGCGCTGGATCTGGAGATGGTGCGCAGCCTGCAAGCGCAGCTCGACGCCTGGGCCGAGGATGACACGGTGTATGCCGTGGTACTGCGCGGTGCCGGTGACAAGGCGTTCTGCGCCGGTGGCGATATCCGCGCCTTGTATCATAGCCACCAGAGCGGCCAGGATCAGCATCAGCGTTTTTTTGAAGAAGAGTACCGGCTGGACCTGAGTATTCACACCTATCACAAACCGATTCTGGCGCTGATGGACGGGCTGGTGCTGGGCGGCGGGCTGGGCCTGGTGCAAAGCGCCGACCTGCGAGTGGTCACCGAGCGCAGCTCGCTGGGCATGCCGGAGGTGGCCATCGGTTACTTTCCCGATGTCGGCGCCAGCTACTTCCTGCCGCGTTTGCCCGGCGAAGTGGGCCTGTACCTGGGGATCACCGGCACCCGCATCGGCGCCGCTGACGCACTGTATTGCGGGCTGGCCGACTGGCACATGCCCAGCCAGTCGCTGGCGCGCCTTGACCACATGCTCGACCACCTGAAATGGCACATCAACCCGCTCAAGGACCTGCAAGGCGTGATGGCCCGGCTGGGCAGCCAGCGCCTGCCAGACCCGCCATTGCAGGCGCTGCGCCCGGCCATCGATCATTTTTTCGGTTTGCCAGACATCCCCAGCATGCTTGAACAACTGCAGCAGGTCTCGGTGGCTGACAGCCGGGAATGGGCGCTGGACACCGTCGCGGCGATGCACAGCCGCTCGCCGCTGGCCATGGCCGTGACCCTTGAACTGTTGCGCCGCGGTCGCCAGTTGTCATTGCCCGAGTGCTTCGAGCTGGAACTGAGCCTGGACCGCCAATGGTTCGAGCACGGCGACCTGATCGAGGGGGTGCGCGCCTTGATGATCGACAAAGACCAAAAGCCCAACTGGAAATACGCCACCGTCCAGGCCGTCAGGCAAGAAGATGTGCAGCGTTTCTTCACCCCACTGGAGAGCTGA